Proteins encoded within one genomic window of Fragaria vesca subsp. vesca linkage group LG1, FraVesHawaii_1.0, whole genome shotgun sequence:
- the LOC101308319 gene encoding probable mediator of RNA polymerase II transcription subunit 26c-like, producing MDYDDLRTIVQSSGVDVFTFIDTAIAVAAVDEGSELRRRRDGIVERLYAATCAPPLQRCQNCDGGDGMMNGNPARGKGVSPATPQSVDNREEEEEDEEEEELDPCAGLFDDEPPRKILDIKKQLEDPDQSEDSLVELLQNLVDMDISFQDLKDTDIGRHVSQLRKQQQSEVVRRLAKQLVRKWKGTVDEWVKLHGEEPTNSVMVDGDSPQQKIHQNGHHQVPDFGYSPNPHNGSSGSDKNNSEPERKPKIIPKREVPPRPTQSVSAAPPAQNRQREQRERNFDADDKLASARKRLQANYKEAENAKRQRTIQVMDIHEIPKPKNSFIAKNRGGGGSGSHPGRHW from the exons ATGGATTACGACGACTTGAGGACGATTGTGCAGAGCTCAGGGGTGGACGTGTTTACGTTCATCGATACGGCGATCGCGGTTGCTGCGGTGGACGAGGGCAGCGAGCTGAGGCGTAGGAGAGACGGTATCGTGGAGAGGCTATATGCCGCCACGTGTGCTCCGCCGCTGCAGCGCTGCCAGAACTGCGACGGAGGAGATGGAATGATGAACGGGAACCCAGCTCGGGGGAAAGGAGTCTCGCCGGCGACGCCGCAGTCGGTGGATAACAGAGAGGAGGAGGAGGAGGATGAGGAGGAAGAGGAGTTGGATCCCTGTGCCGGATTGTTTGATGATGAACCGCCGAGGAAAATTCTTGATATCAAGAAGCAGCTTGAGGATCCTGATCAG TCTGAGGATTCACTGGTTGAATTGCTTCAAAACCTAGTTGACATGGATATATCATTCCAAGACCTCAAG GATACTGATATTGGGAGGCATGTGAGTCAATTACGCAAGCAACAGCAGAGCGAGGTTGTTCGGAGATTGGCAAAGCAGCTTGTCAG GAAATGGAAAGGTACTGTGGATGAATGGGTGAAGTTACATGGAGAAGAGCCAACTAATTCTGTCATGG TTGATGGAGACTCACCACAGCAGAAAATTCACCAGAATGGTCATCACCAG GTGCCTGATTTTGGTTACTCCCCAAATCCTCATA ACGGAAGTTCTGGGTCAGACAAGAACAATTCAGAACCAGAACGCAAGCCGAAGATCATTCCTAAGAGAGAAGTTCCACCCAGACCAACCCAATCTGTGTCTGCTGCTCCTCCTGCTCAAAAT AGACAAAGAGAACAGAGGGAAAGAAATTTCGACGCTGATGATAAACTGGCTTCGGCACGAAAACGGCTTCAAGCAAATTACAAAGAAGCTGAGAATG CTAAAAGGCAAAGAACAATTCAAGTGATGGACATCCATGAGATACCGAAACCAAAGAACTCCTTCATCGCCAAGAACAGAGGCGGAGGAGGTAGCGGTTCTCACCCGGGAAGGCATTGGTGA
- the LOC101308717 gene encoding uncharacterized protein LOC101308717: MDPQRGRARGRGRARGAGGARGRGRAPPVDDFFEEEVVLEVHVPVVVDDGLRLARLAQGIIRLGVPSFLGGTDYLVADHWIEDIETYFTMITCTEIEKMRIATFLLKDEARAWWSGVERSQDVTALPWEGFVQLFREKYFPDTVREQLELEFIALVQGMMSVRDYEARFSQLYRFAREMDAVDLAQKFIWGLRHELWKLVTSHRFATLAKMVESALAVEQEETIHEIERQRDVQGKGKALTGSSSSGDHRGGYGKRRRTHQLAPARAVVAPIRQAAPLKCFNYGEPGHFSSACPKPKRQGCFTCGQAGHFVRDCTRPQAGGQGVQQRPLLPALARIYAIGQRGA, translated from the coding sequence ATGGATCCTCAGCGAGGGAGAGCTAGAGGCCGAGGTAGGGCCAGAGGGGCAGGTGGGGCCAGAGGCAGAGGTAGGGCTCCACCTGTGGATGACTTCTTTGAGGAGGAGGTAGTGTTGGAGGTGCATGTGCCAGTTGTGGTAGATGATGGTCTACGTCTGGCTAGGTTGGCTCAGGGTATCATCAGGTTAGGAGTGCCTTCCTTTCTTGGAGGTACAGACTACCTCGTAGCTGATCATTGGATAGAGGACATTGAGACATACTTCACCATGATCACATGTACGGAGATTGAGAAGATGCGTATTGCTACGTTTCTTCTCAAGGATGAGGCACGGGCATGGTGGAGTGGGGTAGAGAGATCTCAAGATGTGACCGCCTTGCCTTGGGAGGGGTTTGTTCAGCTATTTCGGGAGAAGTATTTTCCTGATACAGTGAGGGAGCAGTTGGAGCTTGAGTTCATAGCTCTGGTGCAGGGCATGATGAGTGTCAGGGATTATGAGGCCCGGTTTTCTCAGCTGTATCGTTTTGCTAGAGAGATGGATGCAGTAGATTTGGCACAGAAGTTCATTTGGGGTTTGAGGCATGAGCTCTGGAAGTTGGTGACTTCCCACCGGTTTGCTACTCTAGCAAAAATGGTTGAGAGTGCCCTTGCAGTTGAGCAGGAGGAGACCATACATGAGATAGAGAGGCAGAGAGATGTTCAGGGGAAGGGCAAGGCCCTGACAGGGAGTAGCAGTTCAGGGGACCACAGAGGTGGTTATGGGAAGAGGCGGCGGACTCATCAGCTGGCCCCAGCTAGAGCAGTAGTTGCACCTATTAGGCAGGCAGCACCCTTGAAGTGTTTCAACTATGGTGAGCCGGGCCACTTCTCTTCGGCATGTCCGAAGCCCAAGAGGCAAGGATGCTTCACTTGTGGGCAGGCAGGCCATTTTGTCAGGGATTGCACCCGACCTCAAGCTGGAGGGCAGGGTGTTCAACAGAGACCATTACTTCCAGCACTAGCCAGAATATATGCCATTGGTCAGCGTGGTGCATGA